A genomic window from Gossypium hirsutum isolate 1008001.06 chromosome D12, Gossypium_hirsutum_v2.1, whole genome shotgun sequence includes:
- the LOC107956913 gene encoding fasciclin-like arabinogalactan protein 19 precursor: MENFSSKPTIVILLLLTTVSTADLTSKELDAAILVLQSRGYTLFPNAISTSDLQVRLLSSQNSSIFTLFAPPDSLLFSLDLLSSARLYTFSLFLHVSPHFLSSSDLLALPRPAFIDTLLPNRRLFVEHAMSTRNGTALLTVSVDGVVVSVPDLFLGSNIVVHGLDGILVARYGSLVSEGSDNAIAEPPKFPYQTYVSPANPPETLPPTDLEMVTIGTQIKKDREAFRRDDDHATTKRTKHGTFFRFERVY, from the coding sequence ATGGAAAACTTTTCCTCCAAACCAACAATCGTAATCCTCCTCCTCCTCACCACCGTCAGCACCGCCGACTTAACTTCCAAAGAACTAGACGCAGCCATCTTAGTCCTTCAATCAAGAGGCTACACTCTCTTCCCCAACGCCATCTCCACATCGGATCTCCAAGTCCGCCTCCTCTCATCCCAAAACTCTTCCATATTCACTCTTTTTGCACCCCCGGACTCCCTCCTCTTCTCCCTCGACCTCCTCTCCTCCGCCCGCCTTTAcactttctctctctttctccaCGTCTCCCCACATTTCCTCTCCTCCTCAGACCTCCTCGCCCTCCCTCGCCCCGCCTTCATCGACACCCTCCTCCCTAACCGTCGACTCTTCGTAGAACATGCTATGTCTACCCGCAACGGCACAGCCTTGCTAACTGTTTCCGTCGACGGGGTTGTCGTCTCCGTCCCGGATCTTTTCCTTGGATCCAACATTGTTGTCCACGGGCTTGATGGGATTCTTGTTGCAAGATACGGGTCCTTGGTTAGTGAAGGTAGTGACAATGCTATTGCTGAGCCACCCAAGTTCCCCTATCAAACCTATGTTTCGCCGGCCAACCCACCGGAGACTTTGCCCCCTACGGACCTGGAGATGGTCACAATCGGAACGCAAATCAAGAAAGATAGGGAGGCTTTCCGTCGTGATGATGACCATGCCACTACTAAGAGAACTAAACACGGTACATTTTTCCGGTTTGAACGCGTTTACTGA